A window of Diadema setosum chromosome 2, eeDiaSeto1, whole genome shotgun sequence contains these coding sequences:
- the LOC140243934 gene encoding protein rolling stone-like: MATCREEFRCASFGLGGTKASLFVTPQARWLGMPYTFILYRAAIAIYQLTFLILTLVLWGVEPFYRPVDSKAKWLIFVSNWTYLFVTAYFILAIVTSIYWHCTRRGRGDQVAGNEVAIPDSNDNTRLEPQSEESGTPSTPWYFKVQRYLQVYACSASVFVTILYWVLEFDPATDSVQVFSLHVHGVAAFLMIMDTLLVATPIRLLHMIYVMITAFVYFCFTAVYNAAGGTNPSGESHIYSGFLDWGKAPGTSAIVGALTVFVAAPVIHLVFYALYRLRLAFGLCCVACKYPDAEVHNGAATGGLKV, translated from the exons GCACGATGGCTTGGTATGCCCTACACATTCATTCTGTACCGAGCGGCAATTGCCATCTACCAGCTCACCTTCCTCATCCTCACCCTAGTCTTGTGGGGCGTGGAGCCCTTTTATCGACCCGTCGACTCCAAGGCCAAGTGGCTCATCTTCGTCTCTAACTGGACCTACTTGTTCGTCACTGCTTACTTCATTCTCGCGATCGTCACCAGCATTTACTGGCATTGCACCCGAAGGGGACGGGGCGACCAGGTCGCTGGTAA TGAAGTGGCAATCCCTGACTCCAATGATAATACACGTCTTGAGCCACAATCCGAGGAGTCGGGGACACCGTCCACACCTTGGTATTTCAAGGTCCAGCGATATTTGCAGGTGTACGCCTGTTCGGCTTCGGTCTTCGTCACAATCCTGTACTGGGTGCTGGAGTTCGATCCCGCCACCGACTCCGTGCAAGTGTTCAGCCTCCACGTACACGGCGTGGCCGCCTTCCTCATGATCATGGACACGTTGCTTGTCGCCACACCCATCCGCCTCCTGCACATGATCTACGTCATGATCACGGCCTTCGTCTACTTCTGCTTTACCGCCGTCTACAACGCTGCGGGCGGCACCAACCCGTCGGGTGAGAGCCACATCTATTCCGGTTTCCTGGACTGGGGCAAGGCTCCAGGCACTTCCGCCATCGTTGGCGCCCTAACAGTCTTCGTAGCCGCGCCCGTGATCCATCTGGTTTTCTATGCCCTCTACCGCCTAAGATTAGCGTTTGGGTTATGCTGCGTGGCCTGCAAATACCCGGATGCTGAGGTACATAACGGTGCAGCCACAGGGGGTTTGAAAGTATAG